A genomic region of Prionailurus viverrinus isolate Anna chromosome D4, UM_Priviv_1.0, whole genome shotgun sequence contains the following coding sequences:
- the UAP1L1 gene encoding UDP-N-acetylhexosamine pyrophosphorylase-like protein 1 isoform X1 has translation MASERDVRARLQRAGQEHLLRFCAELAPGPRAALLAELEALEPEALREHCQRAAAACACPPGPEPGLAARLRPLPPERVGSASRCDPETRRLWEEEGFHQIALSKVAVLLLAGGQGTRLGVTYPKGMYQVGLPSQKSLYQLQAERIRRVEQLASERSGTQCAIPWYIMTSEFTLEPTARFFKEHDFFHLDPNNVIMFEQRMLPAVTFDGRAILEKKDKVAMAPDGNGGLYRALSDHQILEDMERRGVEFVHVYCVDNILVRLADPVFVGFCVLRGADCGAKVVEKASPEEPVGVVCQVDGVPQVVEYSEISPETARLRGPDGSLLYHLGNICNHFFTRGFLRAVVSEFEPLLKPHVAVKKVPYVDEEGNLVKPLKPNGIKLEKFVFDVFPFAKNFVAFEVSREEEFSPLKNAASAASDNPTTTRCALLLQHYRWALQAGAHFLDACGARLPELPSLPSSGEPPAICEISPLVSYSGEVRVDRLIQVFSGVGMHDREEGWGVADAGAESHSSASRYR, from the exons ATGGCTTCGGAGCGGGACGTGCGCGCCCGGCTGCAGCGCGCGGGCCAGGAACACCTGCTGCGCTTCTGCGCCGAGCTGGCTCCGGGGCCGCGCGCCGCGCTCCTGGCCGAGCTGGAGGCGCTGGAGCCCGAGGCGCTGCGCGAGCACTGCCAGCGCGCGGCTGCGGCCTGCGCGTGCCCCCCGGGCCCGGAGCCCGGCCTGGCCGCGCGCCTGCGGCCCCTGCCCCCTGAGCGCGTGGGCAGCGCGAGCCGGTGCGACCCTGAGACGCGGCGGCTCTGGGAGGAGGAAG GTTTCCACCAGATCGCCCTGAGCAAGGTGGCTGTGCTGCTGCTGGCTGGTGGGCAGGGCACGCGCCTAGGCGTGACCTACCCCAAGGGCATGTATCAGGTGGGACTGCCCAGCCAGAAGAGCCTGTACCAGCTGCAGGCAGAACGGATTCGGCGGGTGGAGCAGCTGGCCAGCGAGCGCAGCGGGACCCAGTGCGCCATACCCTG GTACATCATGACGAGTGAGTTCACGCTGGAGCCCACCGCCAGGTTCTTCAAGGAGCACGACTTCTTCCACCTGGACCCCAACAACGTGATCATGTTTGAGCAGCGCATGCTGCCTGCTGTGACCTTTGATGGCAGGGCCATCCTGGAGAAGAAAGACAAGGTTGCCATGGCCCCAG ATGGCAACGGAGGGCTGTACCGCGCGCTGTCAGACCACCAGATTCTAGAGGACATGGAGCGTCGGGGAGTGGAGTTTGTGCACGTGTACTGTGTGGACAACATTCTCGTGCGGCTGGCTGACCCTGTCTTCGTCGGCTTTTGCGTGCTGCGGGGCGCAGACTGTGGGGCCAAG GTGGTGGAAAAGGCGTCCCCGGAGGAGCCGGTGGGGGTGGTGTGCCAGGTGGACGGAGTCCCTCAGGTGGTGGAGTACAGCGAGATCAGCCCCGAGACCGCACGGCTTCGCGGGCCCGATGGGAGCCTCCTCTACCACCTGGGCAACATCTGCAACCACTTTTTCACTCGAGGCTTCCTCCGGGCTGTCGTCAG tgagtttgagcccttgcTGAAGCCACACGTGGCTGTGAAGAAGGTCCCGTACGTGGATGAGGAGGGAAATCTGGTAAAGCCGCTAAAACCAAATGGGATAAAGCTGGAGAAGTTTGTGTTTGATGTGTTCCCGTTCGCTAA GAACTTCGTGGCCTTCGAAGTGTCTCGGGAGGAGGAGTTTTCTCCTCTGAAGAATGCTGCCTCGGCGGCTAGCGACAACCCCACCACGACTCGGTGCGCCCTGCTCCTACAGCATTACCGCTGGGCCCTGCAGGCAGGGGCCCACTTTCTGGACGCGTGTGGGGCACGGCtccctgagctgcccag CTTGCCCAGCAGCGGAGAGCCTCCTGCCATCTGTGAGATCTCGCCTTTGGTATCATACTCTGGAGAGGTGAGAGTTGACAGGCTCATTCAAGTCTTTTCTGGGGTAGGGATGCATGAtcgggaggagggctggggagtgGCGGATGCTGGGGCGGAAAGTCACAGCTCTGCCTCACGTTACCGATGA
- the SAPCD2 gene encoding suppressor APC domain-containing protein 2 has product MAGAAMAEPGHGPPAAPAPGTEGLPRAFLQSLRTLFDILDDRRRGCVHLREIESRWQGADARELPRGVLEGLRQVAPASGYLTFERFVAGLRTSLLSADGGPRGQARAPARGGCPARPGGQPPPPPRLVFAPADEPRTVLERKPLPLGARPPPAVPGGAARSLEKLCGPAEAAPGPAEPERPQGAALERSPSADAGAAACRARELGMGDAHRAPRARGERRRHTITNGVDCDLLKQLKELEQEKEVLLQGLEMMARGRDWYQQQLQRVQERQRRLGRSRASTDLGTEGSPLPLGRLLPKVQEVARCLGELLAAACAGRALPSLSSGAPCPALAPTSPSAPGRQQQTILMLKEQNRLLTQEVTDKSERITQLEQEKSALIKQLFEARALGQQDAGPLDSTFI; this is encoded by the exons ATGGCCGGAGCCGCGATGGCCGAGCCGGGCCACGGGCCGCCCGCCGCGCCCGCGCCCGGCACGGAGGGGCTGCCGCGCGCCTTCCTGCAGAGCCTGCGCACGCTGTTCGACATCCTGGACGACCGGCGGCGGGGCTGCGTGCACCTGCGCGAGATCGAGTCCCGCTGGCAGGGCGCCGACGCGCGCGAGCTGCCCCGCGGCGTGCTCGAGGGCCTGCGCCAGGTGGCCCCGGCCAGCGGCTACCTGACCTTCGAGCGCTTCGTGGCCGGCCTGCGCACCTCGCTGCTGAGCGCCGACGGCGGCCCGCGGGGCCAGGCGCGCGCCCCGGCCCGGGGAGGCTGCCCGGCGCGGCCCGGGGgtcagccgccgccgccgccgcgcctgGTGTTCGCGCCGGCTGACGAGCCGCGGACGGTCCTGGAGAGGAAGCCCCTGCCCCTGGGCGCGCGGCCCCCGCCAGCCGTCCCCGGCGGCGCGGCCCGGAGCCTAGAGAAGCTGTGCGGACCCGCAGAGGCAGCGCCCGGTCCCGCGGAGCCCGAGCGGCCCCAGGGCGCGGCGCTGGAGCGGAGCCCGAGCGCGGACGCTG GTGCAGCAGCCTGCAGGGCCCGGGAGCTAGGCATGGGCGATGCCCATCGGGCCCCCCGTGCCCGAGGGGAACGTCGGAGGCACACCATCACCAACGGCGTGGACTGTGACCTG CTGAAGCAGCTGAAGGAGCTGGAGCAGGAAAAGGAGGTGCTGCTCCAGGGTCTGGAGATGATGGCCCGGGGCCGCGACTGGTACCAGCAACAGCTGCAGCGCGTGCAGGAGCGCCAGCGCCGCCTGGGCCGGAGCAGGGCCAGCACC GACCTTGGGACTGAGGGGAGCCCCCTCCCGCTGGGCCGGCTGCTGCCCAAGGTCCAGGAGGTAGCCCGGTGCCTGGGGGAACTGTTGGCCGCGGCCTGTGCTGGCAGG GCTCTGCCCTCATTGTCCTCGGGGGCCCCGTGCCCAGCCCTGGCCCCCACCTCACCGTCAGCCCCAGGCCGGCAGCAGCAGACCATCCTCATGCTGAAAGAGCAGAACCGGCTCCTCACGCAG GAGGTGACCGACAAGAGTGAGCGCATCACGCAGCTGGAGCAGGAGAAATCTGCCCTCATCAAGCAGCTGTTTGAGGCGCGCGCCCTCGGCCAGCAGGATGCTGGGCCCTTGGACTCCACCTTCATCTAG
- the UAP1L1 gene encoding UDP-N-acetylhexosamine pyrophosphorylase-like protein 1 isoform X2 — MASERDVRARLQRAGQEHLLRFCAELAPGPRAALLAELEALEPEALREHCQRAAAACACPPGPEPGLAARLRPLPPERVGSASRCDPETRRLWEEEGFHQIALSKVAVLLLAGGQGTRLGVTYPKGMYQVGLPSQKSLYQLQAERIRRVEQLASERSGTQCAIPWYIMTSEFTLEPTARFFKEHDFFHLDPNNVIMFEQRMLPAVTFDGRAILEKKDKVAMAPDGNGGLYRALSDHQILEDMERRGVEFVHVYCVDNILVRLADPVFVGFCVLRGADCGAKVVEKASPEEPVGVVCQVDGVPQVVEYSEISPETARLRGPDGSLLYHLGNICNHFFTRGFLRAVVSEFEPLLKPHVAVKKVPYVDEEGNLVKPLKPNGIKLEKFVFDVFPFAKNFVAFEVSREEEFSPLKNAASAASDNPTTTRCALLLQHYRWALQAGAHFLDACGARLPELPSLPSSGEPPAICEISPLVSYSGEALEAYLQGREFPSPLILDENRARALQP, encoded by the exons ATGGCTTCGGAGCGGGACGTGCGCGCCCGGCTGCAGCGCGCGGGCCAGGAACACCTGCTGCGCTTCTGCGCCGAGCTGGCTCCGGGGCCGCGCGCCGCGCTCCTGGCCGAGCTGGAGGCGCTGGAGCCCGAGGCGCTGCGCGAGCACTGCCAGCGCGCGGCTGCGGCCTGCGCGTGCCCCCCGGGCCCGGAGCCCGGCCTGGCCGCGCGCCTGCGGCCCCTGCCCCCTGAGCGCGTGGGCAGCGCGAGCCGGTGCGACCCTGAGACGCGGCGGCTCTGGGAGGAGGAAG GTTTCCACCAGATCGCCCTGAGCAAGGTGGCTGTGCTGCTGCTGGCTGGTGGGCAGGGCACGCGCCTAGGCGTGACCTACCCCAAGGGCATGTATCAGGTGGGACTGCCCAGCCAGAAGAGCCTGTACCAGCTGCAGGCAGAACGGATTCGGCGGGTGGAGCAGCTGGCCAGCGAGCGCAGCGGGACCCAGTGCGCCATACCCTG GTACATCATGACGAGTGAGTTCACGCTGGAGCCCACCGCCAGGTTCTTCAAGGAGCACGACTTCTTCCACCTGGACCCCAACAACGTGATCATGTTTGAGCAGCGCATGCTGCCTGCTGTGACCTTTGATGGCAGGGCCATCCTGGAGAAGAAAGACAAGGTTGCCATGGCCCCAG ATGGCAACGGAGGGCTGTACCGCGCGCTGTCAGACCACCAGATTCTAGAGGACATGGAGCGTCGGGGAGTGGAGTTTGTGCACGTGTACTGTGTGGACAACATTCTCGTGCGGCTGGCTGACCCTGTCTTCGTCGGCTTTTGCGTGCTGCGGGGCGCAGACTGTGGGGCCAAG GTGGTGGAAAAGGCGTCCCCGGAGGAGCCGGTGGGGGTGGTGTGCCAGGTGGACGGAGTCCCTCAGGTGGTGGAGTACAGCGAGATCAGCCCCGAGACCGCACGGCTTCGCGGGCCCGATGGGAGCCTCCTCTACCACCTGGGCAACATCTGCAACCACTTTTTCACTCGAGGCTTCCTCCGGGCTGTCGTCAG tgagtttgagcccttgcTGAAGCCACACGTGGCTGTGAAGAAGGTCCCGTACGTGGATGAGGAGGGAAATCTGGTAAAGCCGCTAAAACCAAATGGGATAAAGCTGGAGAAGTTTGTGTTTGATGTGTTCCCGTTCGCTAA GAACTTCGTGGCCTTCGAAGTGTCTCGGGAGGAGGAGTTTTCTCCTCTGAAGAATGCTGCCTCGGCGGCTAGCGACAACCCCACCACGACTCGGTGCGCCCTGCTCCTACAGCATTACCGCTGGGCCCTGCAGGCAGGGGCCCACTTTCTGGACGCGTGTGGGGCACGGCtccctgagctgcccag CTTGCCCAGCAGCGGAGAGCCTCCTGCCATCTGTGAGATCTCGCCTTTGGTATCATACTCTGGAGAG GCTCTGGAGGCGTATCTGCAAGGCCGGGAGTTCCCATCCCCGCTGATCCTGGATGAGAACCGGGCCAGGGCTCTGCAGCCCTGA